One genomic segment of Hydrocarboniclastica marina includes these proteins:
- a CDS encoding DUF6160 family protein: MKGLKKIALISAISAAPFAAQAQMQALDDLSMSELTGQAGVTIDVNQALISVGEIAYEDKGFLVIDGLRLFGGIGGPYLDQIRIHVDVAGEDPRADIPSGTAGEYLYNESVLTGLANIDEIRDNILEVESDANVSDGDLVISMRTTGLFPVDFTLEIDSISLAKQTNDDGSANRTNVGSLRADNPNSTVLVSDLKIVGNLGPIDIVVQEESDSMNINAYFNAKGDVTLPFMGTSLGFSLHNTRGQVIGFGPGGEAVSFAHAQADIGVAEDYLGADQDALRVTVQDFSGDLDLTDITMGNGESIGAIYMTDIAITADMVVYGH, translated from the coding sequence ATGAAAGGCCTGAAGAAAATCGCACTGATTTCCGCTATCTCAGCGGCCCCTTTTGCTGCACAAGCTCAAATGCAAGCTCTTGATGATCTGTCAATGAGCGAACTCACCGGCCAGGCCGGTGTTACTATCGACGTGAACCAGGCGCTGATCAGCGTCGGCGAGATCGCGTACGAAGACAAGGGCTTCCTGGTCATTGACGGTTTGCGCCTGTTCGGTGGTATCGGCGGTCCCTATCTCGACCAGATCCGCATTCACGTAGACGTTGCCGGGGAAGATCCCCGTGCCGATATTCCGTCTGGCACAGCTGGTGAATACCTCTATAACGAAAGCGTTCTGACCGGACTGGCCAACATTGACGAAATTCGCGACAACATTCTTGAAGTCGAGAGCGACGCCAATGTTTCTGACGGCGACCTGGTTATCTCGATGCGCACCACCGGGCTCTTCCCCGTTGACTTCACTCTCGAAATCGACAGCATCTCCCTGGCCAAACAGACTAACGACGATGGTAGCGCCAACCGCACCAATGTCGGCAGCCTGAGAGCTGACAACCCCAACAGCACCGTACTGGTGTCTGATCTGAAAATCGTCGGTAACCTTGGCCCGATCGATATTGTGGTCCAGGAAGAAAGCGACAGCATGAATATTAACGCGTACTTCAACGCCAAAGGCGACGTGACGCTGCCGTTCATGGGTACCAGCCTTGGGTTCAGCCTGCACAATACCCGTGGCCAGGTGATCGGCTTTGGCCCAGGTGGCGAAGCGGTATCCTTCGCTCACGCCCAAGCGGACATCGGTGTCGCCGAAGACTACCTCGGCGCTGACCAGGATGCGCTTCGGGTTACGGTCCAGGACTTCTCCGGTGACCTCGACCTGACCGACATCACCATGGGTAACGGCGAGTCAATCGGTGCAATCTATATGACCGACATCGCCATCACCGCAGACATGGTTGTCTACGGGCACTAA
- a CDS encoding formate/nitrite transporter family protein has translation MQHEEHAPDLDHNQKRDVRRREAPSAAVVYETIRREAVSELGRPLWGLAWSALAAGLSMGFSFVAQVLLYNYTPEATWRPIIASFGYSVGFLFVILGRQQLFTENTLTPMLEIMRARNLGSVRRMAYLWLVVLSANLTGTAVFAAALAFFNVLGPELDGSMQAIASREYGTEFGTMFLRAIFAGWLVALMLWLMPFAETARVAVIIIVTYVIGLAHFPHIIAGSVAALYSVFTGEQSFSAFLVGFFLPTLAGNMVGGIMLVAAVNYAQVTYSERNMEG, from the coding sequence ATGCAACATGAGGAACATGCGCCCGATTTAGACCACAATCAGAAAAGAGATGTGCGGCGCCGCGAAGCCCCCAGTGCAGCAGTCGTGTATGAAACGATCAGGCGGGAAGCTGTATCCGAGTTAGGGAGGCCCTTGTGGGGGCTGGCGTGGTCGGCTCTGGCAGCCGGCTTGTCCATGGGCTTCTCGTTCGTCGCCCAGGTGCTGCTCTACAATTACACGCCAGAAGCCACCTGGCGCCCCATCATAGCGAGCTTTGGCTACTCGGTGGGCTTTCTCTTCGTCATCCTGGGGCGTCAGCAATTGTTTACGGAGAATACGCTGACACCCATGCTCGAGATCATGCGGGCGCGCAACCTCGGGTCTGTAAGGCGCATGGCCTATCTCTGGTTGGTCGTCCTCAGCGCCAACCTGACGGGCACCGCAGTGTTTGCCGCCGCACTGGCTTTTTTCAATGTGCTGGGACCAGAGCTGGACGGGTCGATGCAGGCAATAGCATCGCGGGAATACGGCACCGAGTTTGGCACAATGTTTTTACGTGCCATATTCGCCGGCTGGCTGGTGGCACTGATGCTCTGGCTGATGCCGTTCGCTGAAACGGCACGGGTAGCCGTCATCATCATAGTGACCTATGTGATTGGCCTCGCGCACTTTCCTCATATCATCGCCGGTTCTGTGGCGGCCCTCTACAGCGTATTCACCGGGGAACAGTCTTTTTCTGCGTTCCTGGTCGGATTCTTCCTACCGACGTTAGCGGGCAACATGGTCGGCGGGATCATGCTGGTGGCAGCGGTGAATTACGCACAGGTGACTTACAGCGAGCGGAATATGGAGGGCTGA
- a CDS encoding TSUP family transporter: MADLTLYQYGLIGLIFIWSGFVRSGLGFGGAVLSLPFLLLVHDDPLVYLPIIAVHLLVFSSLTVVANNRPGAGQRSSPEAGPQGSTVDWRYLQRLLAIMIVPKMIGVFGLLTLPANIMSAVIFSIVALYSLSYILGRPFRSNSKLVDTLFLMLGGYISGTSLIGAPLIIAVAAQHVAKEQLRDTLFALWFILVTIKLGAFVYAGVDLQLIHHLWLLPCAAVGHVLGMRFHKRMLQAETPVFFRMLGWVLLLISILGLWRGLVA; the protein is encoded by the coding sequence ATGGCAGATCTGACGCTTTATCAGTATGGCCTCATCGGTCTGATCTTTATCTGGAGCGGGTTTGTTCGTTCCGGCCTGGGGTTTGGCGGCGCAGTCCTGTCGCTGCCCTTTCTGCTTCTTGTCCATGATGACCCGCTGGTCTACCTTCCGATAATTGCCGTCCACTTGCTGGTTTTCTCCTCCCTGACCGTTGTTGCCAATAACCGCCCAGGTGCAGGGCAAAGAAGTTCTCCGGAAGCGGGCCCGCAGGGCAGTACGGTGGACTGGCGCTATTTGCAACGCTTACTTGCCATCATGATCGTGCCCAAGATGATCGGCGTGTTTGGGCTGCTTACCCTGCCAGCCAACATAATGAGCGCGGTCATCTTCTCAATCGTCGCGCTGTATTCGCTTTCCTACATCCTCGGGCGGCCCTTCAGAAGCAACAGCAAACTGGTCGATACCCTGTTCCTGATGCTGGGGGGATACATTAGCGGAACATCACTTATCGGCGCACCATTGATAATCGCGGTCGCCGCGCAGCATGTCGCCAAGGAGCAGCTGCGCGACACGCTGTTCGCGCTCTGGTTTATCCTCGTCACTATAAAGCTTGGCGCCTTCGTTTACGCAGGCGTCGATCTGCAGCTGATCCATCACCTCTGGCTGCTTCCCTGTGCCGCGGTCGGTCATGTATTGGGCATGCGGTTTCACAAACGGATGCTGCAGGCTGAAACCCCGGTGTTCTTCAGGATGCTGGGGTGGGTTCTACTGCTCATCAGTATACTTGGGCTGTGGCGCGGTCTCGTGGCCTGA
- a CDS encoding cyclodeaminase/cyclohydrolase family protein, protein MTHTRQLMDRSLAAFRHDLANRPTPGCGAAAAVAADFGLALIEKGIAISAGDNPSPESVSLAHQLEKCSGRLSTFADEDAEAFAAFLKSSGCGASAPAAGASDERQSSTCPEAKLINEVPLNAAVTCLDGMRLVESALLATSPSLRSDVLAGARMLHCSLQILLRVVDENLAVLDEQLQNQLRAERNALQDEADQILSGL, encoded by the coding sequence ATGACCCATACACGGCAGCTCATGGACAGGTCTCTCGCGGCCTTTCGCCACGACCTGGCGAACAGGCCAACTCCGGGGTGTGGCGCGGCCGCCGCTGTCGCTGCTGACTTCGGGCTGGCGTTAATAGAAAAAGGAATAGCTATAAGCGCTGGAGATAACCCATCCCCAGAATCGGTATCACTGGCTCATCAGCTCGAGAAGTGTTCCGGTCGACTTTCAACCTTCGCCGACGAAGACGCCGAAGCCTTTGCCGCATTCCTGAAATCCAGTGGGTGTGGTGCATCAGCCCCGGCAGCGGGCGCGTCGGATGAACGGCAGAGCTCGACGTGTCCTGAAGCGAAACTGATCAATGAAGTTCCACTCAATGCTGCTGTGACATGCCTGGACGGCATGCGTCTGGTTGAGTCGGCGTTACTGGCTACGTCGCCCAGCCTCCGTAGCGACGTGCTGGCTGGCGCGCGGATGCTTCATTGTAGCTTGCAGATTCTTCTGCGGGTGGTAGACGAAAACCTGGCGGTGCTTGATGAGCAACTCCAGAATCAGCTCCGCGCGGAGCGGAATGCACTGCAAGACGAGGCTGATCAGATCCTCAGCGGCCTATAG
- a CDS encoding 3'-5' exonuclease — protein MLYLRPAKEPERNQPIDWPQRLANRAGEARDSRLQKFYRAGTVRGDTPLASTPFVALDFETTGLDVEQHGIVSVGLIPFDLRRIRCAQARHWVVKPRKALVEESITYHGITHSDIQRAPDLSQVLDEILEALAGRVVVVHYRAIERRFLDAALQARIGEGIEFPVVDTLELEALAQREVPRGWLTRLRGHRRPSVRLADSRLRYGLPYYAPHHALTDALATAELFQAQVAHHYSPTTPVAELWR, from the coding sequence GTGCTTTACCTGAGGCCGGCCAAAGAGCCAGAACGGAACCAGCCCATCGACTGGCCGCAGCGACTGGCTAACCGGGCAGGCGAGGCCAGGGACAGTCGACTGCAAAAATTTTACCGGGCAGGGACAGTCCGGGGTGATACGCCACTGGCGAGCACGCCTTTTGTAGCTCTGGACTTTGAGACGACGGGGCTTGATGTCGAACAGCACGGCATCGTCAGTGTCGGCCTGATACCTTTTGATCTGCGTCGGATTCGCTGCGCCCAGGCCCGCCATTGGGTGGTCAAGCCGAGGAAGGCGCTCGTGGAAGAGTCCATAACCTATCACGGCATCACACACTCTGATATTCAACGGGCACCGGACCTGAGCCAGGTCCTGGACGAAATACTGGAAGCGCTCGCTGGTCGTGTAGTGGTTGTGCATTATCGAGCAATCGAGCGTCGGTTCCTTGATGCCGCTTTGCAGGCCCGGATCGGCGAAGGCATAGAGTTTCCCGTAGTCGACACGCTTGAGCTGGAAGCCCTGGCGCAGCGAGAAGTGCCGCGCGGGTGGCTGACACGACTACGCGGCCATCGCCGACCCTCGGTTCGGTTGGCTGACAGCCGGTTACGCTACGGATTACCTTACTACGCGCCTCACCATGCCCTGACTGATGCGCTGGCGACGGCAGAGCTTTTTCAGGCTCAGGTTGCCCATCATTATTCACCCACCACACCGGTAGCTGAACTTTGGCGATAG
- a CDS encoding putative nucleotidyltransferase substrate binding domain-containing protein, with protein MEVEQFEIYEFLRRYAPFDGLPDPVLKDLATTIEVAYFRAGSQILQFGQALDALHMIRSGTVEVFRRSGELYNRLDEGDIFGQLGLLMNRTVRFPARAVTDTLVYFIPAREFDQLFENHEAFADYVEIEDRTRLRQAVSQAEGSNESMTSKVRPLITREPVTMPIGATVREAAAKMTEEGVSALIITEGEPGADSPNHGMAGIVTDRDFRTRVLAAGLPLDTPVAEVMSPGVITIESSQYVFEALLSMLRNNLHHLPVLHRDRPVGMIAISDIVRYESQNSLFVVGRILRQQNVDELVTLAPEVRASFVRLVNEDANSHMVGSAMAVIGRSFKQRLLELAEEALGPPPVPYCFLALGSMARDEQSVVTDQDNALILDNSFDRDLHDDYFRQLAAFVSDGLARCGYVYCSGGIMATNVKWRQPLRVWERYFAEWIERPSPETLLNSSIFFDLDGVYGRTEWVDHLRKEIARRAKGNHYFLACMARNALNRTPPLGFFKAFVLEKDGKQRDSINLKRRGTAPLVDLVRVHALSVGSRSQNTFERIEDIVEAKALSPAIGSDLRDALEFIALVRIRQQALSLQAGQEADNNVEPQQLSHFERRSLKDAFQVLSNAQKFLKFHYHPNRSA; from the coding sequence ATGGAAGTAGAACAGTTTGAAATCTACGAATTTCTTCGTAGATACGCACCTTTCGACGGTCTGCCAGACCCCGTTCTCAAAGACCTCGCGACGACAATTGAAGTAGCCTATTTTCGGGCCGGTTCCCAGATACTGCAGTTCGGTCAGGCCCTTGATGCGCTACACATGATCCGCAGTGGAACGGTGGAAGTTTTTCGGCGCTCAGGTGAGCTGTACAACCGACTGGACGAAGGAGATATTTTCGGGCAGCTGGGCCTGCTGATGAATCGGACCGTCCGTTTCCCGGCTCGAGCTGTGACCGATACGCTCGTGTACTTTATTCCCGCCAGGGAGTTTGACCAACTTTTCGAAAACCACGAAGCCTTTGCGGACTACGTTGAGATAGAGGACCGCACCCGCCTGCGCCAGGCTGTTTCCCAGGCAGAAGGCTCCAACGAGAGCATGACATCAAAGGTCCGGCCACTGATTACGCGTGAGCCAGTGACCATGCCGATTGGTGCTACTGTTCGCGAAGCCGCAGCGAAAATGACTGAGGAGGGGGTTTCTGCACTTATTATCACGGAAGGCGAGCCTGGAGCTGACAGCCCAAACCATGGTATGGCCGGGATTGTCACGGATCGAGATTTCCGTACCCGGGTGTTGGCCGCCGGTTTGCCGCTAGATACGCCTGTGGCTGAGGTTATGTCGCCGGGCGTTATAACGATCGAATCGAGCCAATACGTCTTTGAAGCTTTGCTGTCGATGTTGCGGAACAATCTTCACCATCTGCCGGTGCTTCACCGAGACAGACCCGTGGGTATGATCGCGATTTCGGACATTGTCCGCTACGAGTCCCAGAACAGTCTCTTCGTCGTCGGCAGGATTCTGCGGCAGCAGAATGTCGACGAGCTGGTGACGCTGGCGCCAGAGGTGCGCGCGAGCTTTGTCAGACTGGTCAATGAAGACGCCAACTCCCACATGGTCGGCAGTGCCATGGCTGTGATCGGTCGGAGTTTCAAGCAGCGGCTACTGGAATTGGCCGAAGAAGCCCTCGGACCGCCGCCAGTGCCCTACTGCTTTCTGGCGCTGGGTTCCATGGCCCGCGATGAGCAGAGTGTCGTCACTGATCAGGACAACGCCCTGATTCTGGACAACAGCTTCGACAGGGACTTGCACGACGACTACTTTCGTCAGTTGGCGGCGTTTGTCAGCGACGGGCTGGCACGCTGCGGCTATGTCTACTGCTCGGGTGGCATCATGGCTACGAACGTAAAATGGCGCCAGCCGCTGCGAGTCTGGGAGCGCTACTTCGCCGAATGGATCGAGCGGCCTTCGCCCGAGACGCTCCTCAACAGCTCGATCTTTTTTGACCTGGACGGCGTGTATGGTCGGACCGAGTGGGTTGACCACCTGCGAAAGGAAATAGCCCGCCGGGCTAAAGGCAATCATTACTTTCTTGCCTGTATGGCCCGGAATGCGCTCAACCGAACGCCACCGCTGGGCTTCTTCAAGGCGTTTGTGCTGGAGAAAGACGGCAAACAGCGGGACAGTATTAATCTCAAGCGTCGCGGAACGGCCCCCCTGGTTGACCTGGTTCGGGTGCACGCCCTATCGGTGGGCTCCAGGTCGCAGAACACATTCGAAAGAATTGAAGATATCGTCGAGGCCAAGGCGTTATCCCCGGCGATTGGCTCGGACCTTCGCGATGCGCTGGAGTTTATTGCGCTGGTGCGCATCCGCCAGCAGGCTTTGTCCCTGCAGGCCGGCCAGGAAGCCGACAACAATGTTGAGCCGCAACAGTTGTCACATTTTGAGCGGCGCAGTCTCAAGGATGCATTCCAGGTGCTGAGCAATGCGCAGAAGTTCCTGAAGTTCCACTATCACCCTAACCGGTCGGCGTAA
- a CDS encoding BCCT family transporter has translation MSKPDDMMAPDGDVNPIDTDYQIGQDNIALRIGPFGLDIHNRVFMISGLAIVAFVVLTLIFQTQVEPLFDNVLSALTSRLDWFFISAGNIFVLFCLFLIVSPMGKVRIGGTEATPDFSYLGWFSMLFAAGMGIGLMFFGVSEPLSHFGTALGGTAMENGVRTDWAPLGGAEGDPQAAARLAMAATIYHWGLHPWAIYAVLALGLAIFSFNKGLPLTVRSVFYPILGERVWGWPGHLIDILAVLATLFGLATSLGLGASQAAAGLNYLFGVPLGATTEVLLVLGITLIATLSVLAGLEAGVQRLSQINMVLAGLLLLFVVIVGPTLAIVTGFFSNLVAYIEHLPGLANPIGREDENFAQGWTAFYWAWWISWSPFVGMFIARVSRGRTVREFMVSVLLIPSAACVLWMTVFGNTAISQYVQEGYEAAVNADLPLQLFAMLDALPLAQITSFIAIILVVVFFVTSSDSGSLVIDAISAGGKIDSPKPQRVFWCTFEGLVAIALILGGGLVALQAMAVSTGLPFTIVLLVSCISVYKGLASEPRAS, from the coding sequence ATGAGTAAACCTGACGATATGATGGCGCCGGACGGCGACGTCAATCCCATAGACACGGACTACCAGATAGGGCAGGACAATATCGCCCTGCGTATCGGCCCGTTCGGGCTGGATATTCACAATCGGGTGTTCATGATCTCCGGCCTGGCGATCGTAGCCTTTGTCGTGCTGACGCTGATATTCCAGACCCAGGTAGAGCCTCTGTTCGACAATGTCCTGAGCGCGCTCACTTCGAGGCTTGACTGGTTCTTTATCAGTGCGGGTAATATTTTCGTCCTGTTCTGCCTCTTTCTCATCGTCTCCCCCATGGGCAAGGTTCGCATCGGCGGAACTGAGGCCACACCGGATTTTTCCTACCTTGGTTGGTTCTCGATGCTGTTCGCAGCTGGCATGGGCATCGGCCTGATGTTCTTCGGCGTATCCGAGCCGCTTTCCCATTTCGGCACGGCCCTTGGCGGTACTGCGATGGAAAATGGGGTGCGCACGGATTGGGCCCCGCTGGGTGGCGCTGAGGGAGACCCCCAGGCAGCCGCCCGATTAGCCATGGCCGCGACAATTTACCACTGGGGGCTGCACCCTTGGGCTATCTATGCTGTGCTGGCGCTGGGTTTGGCGATCTTCTCGTTCAACAAAGGCCTGCCGTTGACGGTGCGGTCGGTATTTTACCCGATCCTGGGGGAGCGGGTCTGGGGTTGGCCCGGCCATCTCATCGATATTCTTGCAGTTCTTGCAACACTGTTTGGACTGGCAACATCGCTGGGGCTGGGCGCTTCCCAGGCGGCTGCAGGGCTTAATTACCTGTTCGGTGTGCCGCTCGGGGCCACAACTGAGGTGCTGCTGGTTCTGGGGATTACCCTCATAGCGACATTGTCAGTGCTGGCCGGGCTTGAAGCCGGTGTACAACGTTTATCCCAGATTAATATGGTTCTTGCTGGCCTGTTGCTGTTGTTCGTTGTCATAGTGGGACCGACCCTGGCGATTGTTACCGGCTTTTTCTCCAACCTGGTCGCCTACATCGAACACCTGCCAGGTCTGGCCAACCCTATTGGCCGGGAGGATGAGAACTTTGCCCAGGGTTGGACCGCCTTCTACTGGGCATGGTGGATTTCCTGGTCTCCCTTCGTCGGCATGTTTATCGCACGGGTTTCCCGTGGACGCACCGTACGCGAGTTCATGGTATCTGTACTCTTGATTCCATCCGCCGCGTGTGTGCTCTGGATGACGGTCTTCGGTAACACGGCTATCAGTCAGTATGTTCAGGAAGGCTACGAGGCTGCGGTCAACGCCGATCTGCCCCTGCAACTCTTCGCCATGCTGGATGCGCTGCCGCTGGCCCAGATCACCTCCTTTATCGCCATAATTCTGGTGGTGGTGTTTTTCGTGACCTCTTCGGATTCTGGCTCGTTGGTCATTGACGCTATTTCCGCAGGCGGCAAGATTGATTCGCCGAAACCCCAGCGGGTGTTCTGGTGTACCTTTGAAGGGCTGGTCGCGATTGCGCTCATCCTCGGGGGTGGGTTGGTTGCGCTCCAGGCAATGGCGGTCTCGACCGGGCTGCCATTCACTATCGTGTTACTGGTCTCGTGCATCTCGGTGTATAAGGGGCTGGCGTCGGAGCCAAGAGCCTCATGA
- a CDS encoding choice-of-anchor D domain-containing protein: MNPVIYRVRRRAFCTSISAAALALASGAVSAEPVNLELSYTCPFPLIGNQQVITNISSEMPATVESGAPTGAFAIDVVSTVPENAKIGLGLAGAVSIEGTASSDVVVELPSVDRFITVQLDIPSTVIPSGGGAFNVPASGVQEPLVFGETDEGSGVVRVEGLTLNMITRTFSGEIASDPVGEFTSVCTLDPGQDNALHTFGIIPPPDPYDPADIHLSTDNVDFGTVQAGLSEEMTIVITNDGQSPLSIDRLSLDGSSAFEMSTDCSVLAPGESCTVFITYYPSDDGIQTAVLTVASNDPDSAVLDIAIAGRSLLSGPEIVVPDEVDFGVVEIGTSVTRKIAVSNDGIESLSISEIWVTGGDAGAFVSSHMCSVVAPGATCFVSAMFAPHSDGHFSSALNIAYDRAENPAVVSLQGSGIVTDPPFIAFDVQGASTIAASGRTMALSGSIEPRLDLATGIFGGDLRIDNSQLRVPVSRLFRSVEATAKVEFEQTRESSGMLANGVLTLKASMHIKVPKVTVAFFGFPVMIGGGEACRTIDPVTISMQSPEGESFSPLRGGIITGEYYLPPLENCGALTSLLNKTMAGYGNTIQLGLTPIL; encoded by the coding sequence ATGAATCCCGTCATTTACAGGGTGAGAAGGCGAGCGTTTTGCACCTCGATCTCTGCAGCAGCACTTGCGCTGGCCAGCGGGGCGGTTTCAGCCGAGCCCGTTAACCTGGAACTCAGCTACACCTGTCCGTTTCCGTTGATCGGAAACCAGCAGGTCATCACCAACATCTCATCAGAGATGCCCGCCACTGTTGAATCTGGTGCTCCGACAGGAGCCTTCGCTATTGATGTAGTGTCGACGGTGCCAGAAAACGCCAAAATCGGGCTTGGTCTCGCCGGTGCCGTTTCAATAGAAGGCACAGCGTCGTCAGATGTCGTTGTCGAGTTGCCGTCTGTCGATCGGTTCATAACTGTTCAGTTGGACATCCCCTCTACGGTGATTCCCTCGGGCGGCGGTGCATTCAACGTGCCCGCCTCTGGTGTCCAGGAACCCCTGGTCTTCGGCGAAACAGATGAAGGATCTGGAGTAGTCCGGGTCGAGGGCTTGACACTGAACATGATCACTCGCACGTTCTCTGGTGAGATCGCGAGCGATCCTGTTGGCGAATTCACTTCGGTCTGTACGCTTGATCCTGGCCAGGACAATGCTCTGCACACCTTCGGGATCATCCCTCCGCCTGATCCATACGACCCGGCGGACATTCACCTGTCCACGGACAATGTCGACTTTGGGACTGTGCAGGCAGGTTTGTCCGAGGAGATGACGATAGTCATCACCAACGATGGCCAATCCCCATTGAGTATCGACAGGCTCAGTCTCGACGGTTCCAGTGCATTCGAGATGTCTACCGACTGCTCTGTGCTTGCTCCGGGCGAGAGCTGTACGGTGTTTATCACATATTATCCGTCGGATGACGGTATACAAACCGCTGTCCTCACGGTTGCCTCCAATGATCCCGACAGCGCAGTCCTGGACATTGCTATAGCCGGTCGAAGTCTGCTTTCAGGTCCGGAGATTGTTGTTCCCGATGAAGTCGATTTCGGGGTTGTCGAAATAGGGACTTCGGTCACCCGTAAGATCGCCGTTAGTAATGACGGTATTGAGAGCCTGTCAATCAGCGAGATTTGGGTCACCGGGGGCGATGCCGGAGCATTTGTTAGTAGCCACATGTGTTCGGTAGTCGCGCCAGGGGCAACCTGTTTCGTTTCTGCGATGTTCGCACCCCACTCCGACGGTCATTTCAGCTCGGCATTGAACATCGCCTATGACCGTGCTGAAAACCCGGCCGTAGTATCTCTGCAGGGCAGTGGTATCGTGACCGACCCGCCTTTCATAGCTTTCGATGTACAAGGCGCTAGCACAATCGCGGCCTCCGGCAGAACGATGGCGCTGAGCGGATCCATTGAGCCGAGACTGGATCTGGCTACCGGCATATTCGGGGGCGATCTCAGGATTGATAACTCGCAGCTGAGGGTTCCGGTCTCCCGGTTGTTCCGCAGTGTCGAGGCGACTGCGAAGGTTGAGTTCGAGCAGACGCGTGAATCGAGCGGCATGCTGGCAAACGGCGTGTTAACGCTGAAGGCATCCATGCACATCAAAGTACCGAAAGTCACAGTCGCGTTTTTCGGCTTTCCAGTCATGATCGGCGGTGGTGAGGCGTGCCGCACAATAGACCCGGTGACTATCAGCATGCAATCGCCTGAAGGTGAGTCCTTCTCCCCGCTTCGCGGCGGCATCATTACCGGCGAGTACTACCTGCCGCCTCTGGAAAACTGTGGTGCTTTGACCAGCTTGCTCAACAAGACGATGGCAGGCTACGGCAACACCATCCAGCTGGGGTTAACTCCGATCCTCTAA